The Prosthecobacter vanneervenii genome has a segment encoding these proteins:
- a CDS encoding M14 family metallopeptidase encodes MSALPSPILHTGDSIPRPLIRRRHFVLREDTPEIERSTFIPKIISKPVRPGFGFKFAIFAGIHGDEEAGTLAAFELIRWASEQPVELHDYELHIYPVCNPTGRRSNTRHSSNGLDLNRQFWSESDEPEVQYLESELRREKYDGIISLHSDSESDGLYGFVGGSFLSEHLLEPALQRAAAILPRNESHVIDGFLADRGIIREGYLGMLTSPPEQSPKPLEIVFETPALAPMPHQVAATVSAVKTILARYRHLQSYAPNL; translated from the coding sequence ATGTCAGCCCTTCCTTCACCCATTCTTCATACCGGGGACAGCATTCCCCGCCCCCTCATACGCCGCCGCCATTTCGTGCTGCGTGAAGACACGCCCGAGATCGAGCGCAGCACCTTCATCCCCAAGATCATCTCCAAGCCGGTGAGACCCGGTTTTGGATTCAAGTTTGCCATCTTCGCCGGCATTCATGGCGACGAAGAGGCAGGCACCCTGGCCGCCTTTGAGCTCATCCGCTGGGCCTCCGAGCAGCCGGTGGAACTGCATGACTACGAGCTGCACATCTACCCCGTGTGCAATCCCACGGGCCGCCGCTCCAACACGCGCCACTCCAGCAACGGGCTGGACCTCAACCGCCAGTTCTGGAGCGAGTCAGACGAGCCCGAGGTGCAGTATCTGGAGAGCGAACTGCGGCGTGAAAAGTATGACGGCATCATCTCGCTGCACTCGGACAGCGAGAGTGACGGCCTCTACGGCTTTGTCGGAGGCTCCTTCCTCAGCGAGCATCTGCTGGAGCCCGCCCTGCAGAGAGCCGCAGCGATCCTGCCGCGCAATGAATCGCATGTCATCGACGGCTTCCTTGCGGACCGTGGCATCATCCGTGAGGGCTACCTGGGCATGCTCACCTCTCCGCCCGAGCAGAGCCCCAAGCCGCTGGAGATCGTCTTTGAAACGCCCGCTCTGGCCCCCATGCCCCACCAGGTGGCAGCCACGGTCAGCGCGGTGAAGACCATCCTGGCACGCTACCGCCATCTGCAATCCTACGCGCCCAATCTCTGA
- a CDS encoding beta strand repeat-containing protein produces the protein MNPPSHPSSSFTRPAIGRAQHSLLLFSLLLLMVAQASAQTSGTWTNSTGGIWGTTSNWSGGIIASGTDAVADFSTVDITAARTINLGASFTVGTLKIGDSAPSNNWTLANGTGGPWTLTLATSTGVPSIVVTSNVTIISASLAGTQGVSISGPGSLRLTSTTNTLTGGFRLQSGADLQFATGSLGTNLVDFQGSSTLTWNGTNTQDLSAQIKIEDGVTATIAPGANNVTFATAIQTGALGTGALTKTGAGILTITAANTYTGLTKISVGRVVLSGGDNRLAVTGTIGLGQGANNGVLQLGDASAAVNQTTTSLTIAGSGTTNAVVGGNAAVSTLTINNSAAVTYAGLLGGSGTNENNLALSKTGSAALTLSNTASTFTGGVILNQGTLNFVNGALGSSGTITFAATSSLQWGTATTVDLSSRIKIADGIVATADTNGNNVTFATALQTGTLGTGALTKGGAGTLTITAVNTYTGNTRINNGRLILTGGDNRLSSATALQFGNAANSGVLQLGDASGASNQTVTGLSISGNASSLSNGIVGGAASISTLTLNNAAAVTWAQALGGAGTNENNLALIKTGAGTLTLSGTSNTFAGNVTISGGTLIIKTSSALGTASKTVTISGTTAAPSLRLDGSAGDLSLAASLSFITSNDDATTPAIASTAGNNVIAGGITVASGGFGTGQTRISVSAGSLTVNGGIKADAAAGSARTVILDGAASGTVNGLIADNGGVKLGVTKAGTGTWTLSAANTYSGDTILSAGVLNLTTAQTGGGVLSVADGATLGLSLAAAGQTLQASSITLGSSTGAVLSLSLGSFSNPTAPVLGTTTFTTGGLSTINISGTGLSVGVFDLIRYSGSIGGSGFAGLALGSTPARVTAALVNNTALSTLQLNITAFDVPKWTGATSSDWDINDGADPTTGSGTVNWKETTSGNATRYLQFVSVVDSVRFDDTATGSTNVNLTTTLTPNSITVSNNTLAYTFSGVGSLSGSTSILKQGSGSLTIINSGFNDFTGTTTIAAGSLILGDGATAGVGTYGSGAIIDNGTLIFNRPEDFSFANVISGSGSIIKQGGGLVLLSGNNAGFTGGITISAGTLKLGGASALGDTTGGTQVAAGAALDVTGFSGILENIQLNGGTLKTTSGTASRIDSALALSGGGTVDAASAATLTLTGGISGTGGLVKTSAGTLILTADSSYTGGTTISGGTLQIGASSGTGTTGSLGSGDITLNPTSGSATLTILRADSTLNISGVISSSGAGTNAIVIGSGGTSGIVTFSGVNTFTGNVTITGGALRITNSSALGIGPKTVSIGNASRPALLIDGTSSAITLDSSISFAISSDGSVVNTASNPGAIVSVAGNNVINGAIALVNGGGGNGKIVSQSGTLTINGGIDSTGATGVRTLLIGGAGNGIINGVIADASFVTSLTKDGSGTWTLNAANTFSGAVAVSAGTLKVGTLAAAATAQPLGTATSAVTLGTATTSGTLEYTGLTDATLARGITVGGVGGGIIKNSGGAVLTLSGTLTRASRPLTLTGGEIHVTGQIAGASAALNIDNATVVFSQTSNNYAGTTNVYNGGVLKNGASGVLPDATTLTLGDATSNSAGTYDLNGYNETIGGLSSAGTGAAVITNGAASGTSTLTVSSAGVFNGVIQDGAAAQTALVKTGTGTTLTLGGAVTYTGKTTLSGGTLALAGSASINASSWVQVDSGATLDVSGVAGGYSQNGSTGVRAISGTGTVVGSLGVGGAVTLSAGASSDPTSIATAGDGLGTLTVNGDLTLLGGASTLLPRALFQIGAATGNTSDPTVPANVLAFGSTASPSVDLINVTGTLHLHAGGVLDISLKNYTPVYGDVFNLLDWSTLDAGDFNVATDLGLPALSDTTLSWGTDLFTTAGVLYITAAVPEPSRALLVLLSLTALGLRRRRSLSTSVLP, from the coding sequence ATGAATCCCCCCTCTCATCCATCCTCTTCATTCACACGTCCGGCCATTGGACGCGCACAGCATTCTTTACTGCTCTTTTCACTGCTCCTGCTGATGGTGGCCCAGGCTTCAGCCCAGACCAGCGGCACGTGGACCAACAGCACCGGCGGCATCTGGGGCACGACCAGCAACTGGTCCGGCGGCATCATCGCCAGCGGCACGGATGCCGTGGCCGATTTCAGCACCGTGGACATCACCGCCGCGCGTACGATCAATCTGGGGGCCAGCTTCACGGTGGGCACCTTGAAGATTGGCGACTCCGCTCCGTCGAACAACTGGACGCTGGCCAACGGCACCGGCGGCCCTTGGACGCTGACGCTGGCTACTTCCACCGGAGTGCCCTCCATCGTCGTCACCAGCAATGTGACCATCATATCGGCATCCCTGGCCGGCACACAGGGCGTCAGCATCAGCGGCCCTGGCTCACTGAGGCTCACCTCCACGACGAACACTCTCACGGGCGGCTTCCGCCTGCAGTCAGGCGCGGACCTCCAATTCGCCACAGGCTCTCTCGGCACCAATCTGGTGGATTTTCAGGGCTCATCCACGCTGACCTGGAACGGCACCAACACCCAGGACTTGTCCGCGCAGATCAAAATCGAAGACGGAGTCACGGCCACCATCGCTCCTGGAGCCAATAATGTGACCTTTGCCACCGCCATCCAAACAGGTGCGCTTGGTACTGGCGCGCTTACCAAGACCGGCGCGGGCATCCTCACCATCACCGCAGCCAATACCTACACCGGGCTGACAAAGATCAGCGTGGGCCGCGTGGTGCTCAGCGGCGGAGACAACCGCCTGGCTGTCACCGGCACCATCGGTCTGGGGCAGGGGGCCAACAACGGCGTGCTGCAGCTGGGAGATGCCAGTGCCGCGGTGAATCAGACCACCACCTCTCTCACGATCGCCGGTAGCGGCACCACCAATGCCGTGGTGGGCGGCAATGCAGCAGTGTCCACCCTCACCATCAACAACTCCGCCGCCGTCACTTACGCGGGGCTGCTCGGCGGCTCCGGCACGAATGAAAACAATCTCGCGCTGAGCAAGACCGGCTCCGCTGCGCTCACGCTCAGCAATACCGCCAGCACCTTCACCGGCGGTGTCATTCTCAATCAGGGCACGCTGAATTTTGTGAATGGTGCTCTCGGCAGCAGCGGCACCATTACCTTTGCCGCAACCTCCAGCTTGCAATGGGGCACCGCCACCACGGTGGATCTCTCCTCCAGAATCAAAATCGCCGACGGCATCGTGGCCACGGCGGACACCAATGGCAACAACGTCACCTTTGCCACGGCGCTGCAGACCGGCACGCTGGGCACCGGTGCGCTGACCAAAGGGGGCGCAGGGACTCTGACGATCACCGCCGTCAATACCTACACCGGCAATACGCGCATCAACAACGGCCGTCTCATCCTCACGGGCGGAGACAACCGCCTGTCCTCCGCCACGGCGCTGCAGTTTGGCAATGCGGCCAACAGCGGCGTGCTCCAGCTCGGAGACGCCAGCGGCGCCAGCAATCAGACAGTTACGGGGCTCTCGATCAGCGGAAACGCCAGCAGCTTGAGCAATGGCATCGTGGGCGGTGCCGCCAGCATTTCCACCCTGACGCTGAACAACGCCGCCGCTGTCACCTGGGCGCAGGCCCTCGGCGGTGCAGGCACGAATGAGAACAACCTCGCGCTGATCAAAACCGGTGCCGGCACGCTGACTCTCTCTGGCACTTCGAACACCTTTGCGGGCAATGTGACCATCTCCGGCGGCACGCTCATCATCAAAACCAGCAGCGCCCTGGGTACAGCCAGCAAGACGGTGACGATCAGCGGCACCACTGCAGCGCCCAGCCTCAGGCTGGATGGCAGTGCAGGGGATCTCAGCCTCGCTGCCAGTCTGAGCTTCATCACCAGCAATGACGACGCCACCACTCCCGCCATTGCCAGCACTGCAGGCAACAACGTCATTGCTGGCGGCATCACCGTTGCCAGCGGCGGCTTTGGCACCGGGCAGACACGCATCTCCGTCAGTGCAGGATCGCTCACGGTGAATGGCGGCATCAAGGCGGATGCCGCTGCGGGGTCCGCACGCACCGTGATTCTCGACGGCGCTGCCAGCGGCACGGTCAACGGGCTCATCGCGGACAATGGCGGCGTGAAGCTGGGCGTGACCAAAGCTGGCACGGGTACCTGGACGCTCTCCGCCGCCAATACCTACAGCGGAGACACCATCCTCAGCGCGGGCGTGCTGAATCTCACCACCGCGCAGACTGGTGGCGGAGTCCTCAGCGTTGCGGATGGGGCCACGCTCGGGCTTTCGCTGGCGGCGGCAGGCCAGACCCTGCAGGCCTCCAGCATCACCCTTGGCTCATCCACCGGAGCCGTCTTGTCCTTGAGCCTGGGCAGCTTCAGCAATCCCACCGCGCCAGTGCTCGGCACCACCACCTTCACCACCGGCGGCCTCAGCACCATCAACATCAGTGGCACGGGGCTGAGCGTGGGAGTGTTTGACCTCATCCGTTACAGCGGCAGCATCGGCGGCTCCGGCTTTGCCGGGCTGGCGCTGGGCAGCACTCCGGCGCGCGTGACGGCTGCTCTGGTGAACAACACCGCTCTTTCCACCCTGCAGCTCAACATCACCGCCTTTGATGTGCCCAAATGGACCGGGGCCACCAGCAGCGACTGGGACATCAATGACGGCGCAGATCCCACCACCGGCAGCGGCACGGTGAACTGGAAGGAAACGACCAGCGGCAATGCCACGCGCTACCTCCAGTTTGTCTCGGTGGTGGACAGCGTGCGCTTTGATGACACGGCCACAGGCTCCACCAATGTCAACCTCACCACAACCCTCACGCCAAACTCCATCACGGTCAGCAACAACACGCTGGCCTATACCTTCAGCGGCGTGGGCAGCCTCAGCGGCAGCACCTCCATTCTCAAGCAGGGCAGTGGATCGCTGACCATCATCAACAGCGGCTTCAATGACTTCACCGGCACCACCACCATCGCCGCAGGCAGCCTGATCCTCGGAGATGGAGCCACGGCAGGCGTGGGCACCTACGGCAGCGGGGCCATCATCGACAACGGCACGCTCATCTTCAACCGCCCCGAGGACTTCAGCTTTGCCAATGTCATCAGCGGCTCAGGCAGCATCATCAAGCAGGGCGGGGGACTGGTGCTGCTCTCGGGAAACAATGCGGGCTTTACCGGCGGCATCACCATCAGCGCAGGCACGCTCAAGCTGGGCGGTGCCAGCGCCCTGGGAGACACGACTGGCGGCACTCAGGTGGCGGCGGGCGCGGCGCTGGATGTCACAGGCTTCAGCGGCATTCTCGAAAACATCCAGCTCAATGGCGGCACGCTCAAGACCACCAGCGGCACCGCCAGCAGGATCGACTCCGCGCTCGCTCTCAGCGGCGGTGGCACGGTGGATGCAGCCAGCGCCGCCACGCTGACTCTCACCGGCGGCATCAGCGGCACAGGCGGTCTGGTCAAAACAAGTGCTGGCACCCTCATCCTCACCGCAGACAGCAGCTATACTGGCGGCACGACCATCAGCGGCGGCACCTTGCAGATCGGAGCCAGCAGCGGAACGGGCACCACCGGCAGCCTGGGGAGTGGAGACATCACTCTCAATCCCACCAGCGGCAGCGCCACGCTCACCATCCTGCGCGCTGACTCCACACTGAACATCAGCGGCGTCATCAGCAGCAGCGGTGCGGGCACCAATGCCATCGTCATCGGCTCCGGCGGCACCAGCGGCATCGTGACCTTCAGCGGGGTGAACACCTTCACAGGAAATGTCACCATCACCGGCGGCGCGTTGCGCATCACCAACAGCAGCGCCCTCGGCATCGGGCCAAAGACGGTCAGCATTGGAAATGCCTCACGCCCGGCACTGCTCATCGACGGAACCAGCAGCGCCATCACGCTGGACAGCAGCATCAGCTTTGCCATCAGCAGCGATGGCAGCGTGGTCAATACCGCCTCCAATCCCGGGGCCATCGTCAGCGTCGCAGGCAACAACGTCATCAATGGCGCCATCGCCTTGGTCAACGGCGGTGGTGGCAATGGCAAGATCGTCTCCCAGTCCGGCACCTTGACGATCAATGGCGGCATCGACTCCACCGGAGCCACGGGCGTGCGCACTCTGCTCATCGGCGGGGCAGGGAATGGCATCATCAATGGCGTGATTGCCGATGCCTCCTTTGTCACCAGCCTGACCAAGGACGGCTCAGGCACCTGGACGCTGAATGCCGCCAACACCTTCAGCGGTGCCGTGGCGGTCAGCGCAGGCACGCTGAAGGTCGGCACCTTGGCTGCCGCTGCCACTGCCCAGCCTCTGGGCACTGCCACGAGCGCGGTCACTCTCGGCACCGCCACCACCTCCGGCACGCTGGAGTACACCGGGCTGACAGACGCCACCCTCGCACGAGGCATCACCGTGGGTGGTGTGGGCGGCGGCATCATCAAAAACAGCGGTGGTGCCGTGCTGACGCTCAGCGGCACGCTCACACGCGCCTCACGTCCGCTCACCCTCACGGGCGGGGAGATTCACGTGACCGGCCAGATCGCCGGTGCCTCTGCGGCGCTCAATATTGACAACGCCACCGTCGTCTTTTCGCAGACGTCCAACAACTACGCGGGCACCACCAATGTCTATAACGGCGGCGTCTTGAAAAACGGAGCCAGCGGCGTGCTGCCAGATGCCACCACGCTCACGCTGGGAGATGCCACGAGCAACAGCGCCGGCACCTATGATCTCAATGGCTACAATGAAACCATCGGCGGCCTCAGCAGCGCCGGCACCGGAGCTGCGGTCATCACCAATGGGGCCGCCTCCGGCACCTCCACGCTCACTGTCAGCAGTGCCGGAGTCTTCAATGGAGTGATCCAGGACGGCGCTGCCGCGCAGACCGCGCTGGTCAAGACCGGCACGGGCACCACGCTGACGCTCGGTGGTGCCGTCACCTACACTGGCAAGACCACCCTCAGTGGTGGCACGCTGGCCCTTGCTGGCAGCGCCAGCATCAATGCTTCCTCATGGGTTCAGGTGGACTCCGGTGCCACGCTCGATGTCTCGGGCGTCGCCGGAGGGTATTCCCAGAATGGAAGCACCGGCGTGCGCGCCATCAGCGGCACCGGCACTGTGGTTGGCTCCCTCGGGGTGGGTGGCGCCGTGACTCTCAGTGCCGGTGCCAGCTCTGATCCCACCAGCATCGCCACGGCTGGCGATGGCCTGGGCACGCTGACGGTCAATGGCGACCTCACACTCCTTGGCGGTGCCAGCACCCTGCTGCCGCGCGCGCTCTTCCAGATCGGCGCCGCCACTGGCAATACCAGCGACCCCACCGTGCCGGCAAACGTGCTCGCCTTTGGCAGCACCGCCTCCCCTAGCGTGGACCTCATCAATGTCACCGGCACGCTGCACCTGCATGCTGGTGGCGTGCTGGACATCTCCCTCAAAAACTACACACCCGTCTATGGCGATGTCTTCAATCTCCTCGACTGGAGCACGCTGGATGCCGGCGATTTCAATGTCGCCACAGACCTCGGCCTTCCGGCGCTCAGTGATACCACGCTGAGCTGGGGCACGGACCTCTTCACCACCGCAGGCGTGCTCTACATCACCGCCGCTGTGCCCGAGCCCTCGCGGGCGCTGCTTGTCCTCCTCAGCCTCACCGCGCTGGGCCTCCGCCGCCGTCGTTCCCTTTCAACCTCCGTTCTGCCATGA
- the vccA gene encoding Verru_Chthon cassette protein A — protein sequence MKYHAVSFSKSRQGMALVVVVLMLALMLTFMVAVFSVSDAELKGASRYASGQQARQLGDLAVDVAISQLRKGTTPATGTQGREVWTSQPGMIRQYQASGDLLAAYKLYSSSQMVVPGGKDVEKKLISDAPPANWLDLKARYVDLNRPVHRVAADGTTSLQFPIIDPRAMTGGTDTVGGFSYTSKLADGTTLSGVQTTGGDSQRLPMPVEWLYMLQDGTLGTLDADNKFVGPVPATAANPIVGRIAFWGDDESTKVNINTASEPTAWAVPTFFHEEDAGYARYQPANGELQRYPGHPATTALSPILFPGKTLTKEDKDIIYGLTPKIGVGGSNSATVPYSDSNMAQVQLAQYRKERLYDNLDEYLFQQDRTFNKYWQDSVGNDSSSNISLQRANSMLQRKGFFLTAHSRAPELNLHGLPKIALWPIHYKSVLQSGADYSYSTAYDQLVAFCSTLRQQGGKSGGLRRYIFQRKNADSTQDISGITENKDLLNYLYNLLQNPMPGFAASPAQNYQTKYGDDLRQILVEIFDYVRSTNLYDGNISQSLPGGNVTQNYLLGYATGSTRNFSFKTFTDFRQSGDAAADDPDASPTGTKEMLGNPGHGQVTPSQWNAGSSVFQGIGRIPTITEVGLHFICAADNTDDPDNPYAETFSKTNVPLGKPGGRTALALPAPEGNALQARWFSNFPPVPVPNPFFGEKADTKTWPKTGGFPYGPDANHPGYQPANWNFQLDKSTALLPGFRRIQARVLMEFFVPGAGYTLIEPEITVVVSGLSKFLVNGKQLFPNDSERFYTGRRATNNGSQLTGGYGTGLKGLLRGREAISRPPMPADNNWGNTEWIIKPGTGSDTSTCVLNYNLLSNFLDINVGRGGLVPMDISKADLTIQIYSGHIGRLPVSGDTAATLVQTLKPSFPANTVAAPTLVRQFNKNVAVTADIIDAPAWWTFYSRGALGFSLNKNQVNAIKNDTLNNYYSTLAKVSANPQRGRIFRDNQDVRTGNAKTGFKAARGAFFFGFDAEDSSQRFYAPEKSASLAQAEINEGSDVVQTVLIKHGDYRLTSAMSVVDASQWAPHRFYGQRRLAHSFSSFVSDQLPGYDYGTTSDYSGRLVSGADYPASRIPDLPYTSDASISAQKYGDFDNGPGPARDGPYINKPDEGNRNIIPNNNGVPYFSEAGQQTTLDNTLFSPNRLISSPVMLGSLPTGVISGKPWRTLHFRPQQNHPGGPARLGGIDPPDHLLLEYFWMPVVEPYAISEPFSTAGKINLNYQILPFTNIRRASGLHALFASERIPAVPTSDAASYKVFPKSGDPSTFWSSADGKKWYYKIDPEKTLAQFESRFKTGSAFLSPSEICDIHLVPDQEVSDWTEMETFWSKRRLTGDNTRERPYSRIYPRLTTRSNTYRVHYIAQVIRKARSSPSDVVTPADKFESEHRGSAVVERYLDPAQADLPDFTTATTGSDLSLDNYYQFRVIEKRKFGN from the coding sequence ATGAAATACCACGCTGTTTCATTCTCCAAGAGCCGCCAGGGCATGGCCCTGGTGGTGGTCGTGCTCATGCTCGCACTCATGCTCACCTTCATGGTCGCGGTTTTCTCCGTGTCTGACGCCGAGCTCAAAGGAGCCAGCCGCTACGCCAGCGGCCAGCAGGCGCGGCAGCTCGGAGACCTGGCGGTGGATGTGGCCATCTCGCAGCTGCGCAAAGGCACCACGCCAGCCACAGGCACCCAGGGCCGCGAGGTGTGGACTTCACAGCCGGGCATGATCCGCCAGTATCAGGCCTCGGGGGACCTCCTTGCTGCTTACAAGCTCTACTCCAGCTCCCAGATGGTCGTGCCCGGTGGCAAGGACGTGGAGAAGAAGCTCATCTCCGACGCACCTCCCGCCAACTGGCTGGATCTCAAGGCACGCTACGTCGATCTCAACCGCCCCGTGCACCGTGTGGCGGCAGACGGCACCACCTCGCTGCAGTTTCCCATCATTGATCCGCGTGCCATGACGGGGGGCACAGACACCGTGGGCGGCTTCTCCTACACCAGCAAGCTGGCAGACGGCACCACACTCTCCGGCGTGCAGACTACCGGTGGCGATTCCCAGCGCCTGCCCATGCCGGTGGAGTGGCTCTACATGCTCCAAGATGGCACGCTGGGCACGCTGGATGCGGACAACAAGTTTGTCGGTCCTGTGCCCGCCACTGCGGCCAATCCCATCGTGGGCCGCATCGCCTTCTGGGGAGACGATGAATCCACCAAGGTCAACATCAACACCGCCTCCGAGCCCACCGCCTGGGCCGTGCCCACCTTCTTCCATGAGGAAGACGCCGGCTATGCACGCTACCAGCCTGCCAATGGCGAGCTGCAGCGCTACCCCGGCCATCCTGCCACCACAGCTCTCAGCCCCATCCTTTTCCCCGGCAAGACCCTCACCAAGGAGGACAAAGACATCATCTACGGCCTGACACCCAAAATCGGCGTGGGCGGCAGCAACAGCGCCACCGTGCCCTACTCAGACTCCAATATGGCCCAGGTGCAGCTGGCCCAGTACCGCAAGGAGCGGCTTTACGACAATCTGGACGAGTACCTCTTCCAGCAGGACCGCACCTTCAACAAATACTGGCAGGACAGCGTCGGCAATGACAGCAGCAGCAACATATCGTTGCAGCGCGCCAACAGCATGCTGCAGCGCAAAGGCTTCTTCCTCACCGCCCACAGCCGTGCCCCGGAGCTGAATCTGCACGGACTGCCCAAGATCGCGCTCTGGCCCATCCATTACAAAAGCGTGCTCCAGTCTGGTGCGGACTACAGCTACAGCACCGCCTATGACCAGCTCGTGGCCTTCTGCTCCACGCTGCGCCAGCAGGGCGGCAAATCGGGTGGCCTGCGCAGATACATCTTCCAGCGTAAAAATGCCGACTCCACACAGGACATCAGCGGCATCACGGAAAACAAGGATCTGCTGAACTATCTGTACAATCTTCTGCAAAATCCGATGCCCGGCTTTGCGGCCAGCCCGGCGCAAAACTATCAGACCAAATATGGCGATGACCTGCGGCAGATCCTTGTCGAGATCTTTGACTACGTCCGCTCCACGAATCTGTACGACGGCAACATCTCTCAAAGTCTTCCCGGTGGGAACGTTACACAAAACTACCTGCTGGGCTACGCCACCGGCTCCACGCGAAATTTCAGCTTCAAGACCTTCACCGACTTCCGGCAGTCCGGAGATGCCGCCGCCGACGATCCAGACGCTAGTCCAACAGGCACCAAGGAGATGCTCGGGAATCCCGGACACGGCCAGGTCACGCCATCACAGTGGAATGCAGGCAGCAGTGTGTTTCAGGGGATCGGTCGCATCCCCACCATCACTGAAGTGGGGCTGCATTTCATCTGCGCCGCCGACAACACAGACGACCCCGACAACCCCTACGCCGAGACGTTTTCCAAAACCAACGTCCCTCTGGGCAAGCCCGGCGGCCGCACGGCTCTGGCACTGCCAGCCCCGGAGGGAAATGCCTTGCAGGCGCGCTGGTTTTCCAACTTCCCGCCCGTGCCTGTCCCCAATCCTTTCTTTGGCGAAAAAGCCGACACCAAGACCTGGCCCAAGACGGGCGGCTTCCCTTACGGTCCAGATGCCAATCATCCTGGCTATCAGCCTGCCAACTGGAATTTCCAGCTCGACAAAAGCACCGCTCTGCTGCCCGGCTTCCGCCGCATCCAGGCCCGTGTGCTGATGGAGTTCTTTGTGCCGGGCGCGGGCTACACGCTCATCGAGCCCGAGATCACCGTCGTGGTTTCCGGTCTCAGCAAATTCCTCGTCAATGGCAAGCAGCTCTTCCCCAACGACAGCGAGAGATTCTACACCGGACGCCGCGCCACCAACAATGGCAGCCAGCTCACCGGTGGCTACGGCACAGGGCTCAAAGGACTGCTGCGCGGACGCGAGGCCATTTCCCGCCCTCCCATGCCTGCGGACAACAACTGGGGCAACACTGAATGGATTATCAAACCCGGCACAGGATCTGACACCAGCACCTGCGTGCTCAACTACAACCTGCTCAGCAACTTTCTGGACATCAATGTGGGGCGTGGCGGCCTGGTCCCCATGGACATTTCAAAGGCAGATCTGACCATCCAGATCTACAGTGGGCACATCGGTCGCCTTCCCGTCTCCGGAGATACCGCTGCTACTCTGGTGCAGACTCTCAAGCCCAGCTTTCCAGCCAATACCGTGGCAGCTCCCACACTGGTGCGTCAGTTTAACAAGAATGTGGCCGTCACTGCCGACATCATTGACGCTCCTGCCTGGTGGACTTTTTACAGCCGCGGAGCCCTGGGCTTCAGCCTGAATAAAAACCAGGTCAATGCGATCAAGAATGACACGCTGAACAACTATTACAGCACGCTTGCCAAAGTCAGCGCCAACCCCCAGCGCGGCCGCATCTTTCGCGACAACCAGGATGTGCGCACAGGCAATGCAAAAACAGGTTTCAAGGCTGCACGCGGCGCTTTTTTCTTCGGCTTTGATGCAGAGGATTCCTCCCAGCGCTTCTACGCCCCGGAGAAATCCGCCTCCCTGGCACAGGCGGAGATCAATGAAGGCAGTGACGTGGTGCAGACTGTCTTGATCAAGCATGGGGACTACCGCCTGACCTCCGCCATGAGCGTGGTGGACGCCAGCCAGTGGGCGCCACACCGCTTCTACGGGCAGCGCAGGCTGGCGCACAGCTTTTCCAGCTTCGTCTCCGACCAGCTCCCGGGCTACGACTACGGCACTACATCAGACTATTCAGGCCGTCTTGTTTCTGGCGCCGACTATCCCGCCAGTCGTATTCCAGACCTGCCCTATACCAGTGATGCCAGCATCTCAGCGCAGAAGTACGGCGACTTTGACAACGGCCCCGGCCCGGCACGCGATGGCCCCTACATCAACAAGCCCGACGAGGGCAACCGCAACATCATCCCCAACAACAACGGCGTTCCTTACTTCAGTGAAGCCGGTCAGCAAACCACGCTGGACAACACCCTCTTCTCCCCCAACCGCCTCATCTCATCTCCCGTCATGCTGGGCTCACTGCCCACCGGCGTGATTTCTGGCAAACCCTGGCGTACGTTGCATTTCCGCCCGCAGCAGAACCACCCCGGCGGCCCGGCCAGGCTCGGCGGCATCGACCCGCCAGACCACCTCCTGCTGGAGTACTTCTGGATGCCCGTCGTGGAGCCCTATGCCATCAGCGAGCCCTTCTCCACTGCAGGCAAGATCAACCTCAACTACCAAATCCTGCCATTTACTAACATCCGACGTGCCAGCGGCCTGCACGCGCTCTTTGCCAGCGAGCGCATCCCTGCCGTCCCCACCAGCGATGCCGCCAGCTACAAGGTCTTTCCCAAATCCGGAGACCCGAGCACCTTCTGGTCCAGCGCCGATGGCAAGAAGTGGTATTACAAGATCGACCCCGAAAAGACGCTCGCCCAGTTTGAGTCCCGCTTCAAAACAGGGTCCGCCTTCCTCAGCCCCAGCGAGATCTGCGACATCCACCTCGTCCCCGACCAGGAAGTCAGTGACTGGACAGAGATGGAAACCTTCTGGAGCAAACGCCGCCTGACTGGAGACAACACCCGCGAGCGCCCCTATTCCCGCATCTACCCGCGCCTCACCACACGCTCAAACACCTACCGCGTGCACTACATCGCCCAGGTCATTCGCAAAGCGCGCTCCTCTCCGTCTGATGTCGTCACTCCAGCCGATAAATTTGAGAGCGAGCACCGGGGCTCCGCCGTGGTGGAGCGCTACCTCGACCCCGCGCAGGCAGACCTGCCGGACTTCACCACCGCCACCACCGGCTCAGACCTGAGCCTCGATAACTACTACCAGTTCCGCGTCATCGAAAAGCGCAAGTTTGGCAACTGA